Genomic window (Leptospira bouyouniensis):
GAGTTTGTCTTTAGAACCTTTTTTTGTCTGAGTGGATACAGACTTAGGGTTGTTGTTTTGGATGATCATAAACCCGCCTAATGACGAGTGGGGTTAATTGTACACTTTCCATGGAACACTACACCTTCCTCAACGATAAGCCTTGGAGTGACAATGTCTCCTTCGAGGCGGCAACTGGAAAGTAGTGTCACACGTTCTGTTGCATAAATATTACCACGAATTTCTCCGCCGGCAACCACCACACGTGCTTTGATATCTGTATCGACGATTCCTGATTTTCCGATAAGGACCTTTCCTGTGGTTTCTAAAACTCCACGGAATTTTCCATCGATTCGTATGAGGCCAGGGAACTTAAATTCACCAGTGAACTCAGCCCCTTCTCCAATGATGCTATTAACTAAAAATTCTTCTTCTGTAGATGGGTTCGACATTATTCTTGGATTTGGTTGAGAAACGAAAACGGATTCAACGCCTGAGTACCAACATGTACTTCATAATGAAGGTGGTAAATCGGATTTTCAGGAGATTTTCCAACATAACCAAGAATGTCACCCTTGGAGAGTTTTTCGTTTTTCTTCACGCGGATACGATCCAAATTAGAATAAATCGTTTTCCATCCAAATCTGTGGGAAATTTTTACATAATAACCAGTGGCAGGTGAATACCCTGTATCAAACACTAAACCTGGTGCCGTTGCGATCACTTCTGCACCAGGAAAGGATCCAATATCTAAACCACGATTGATTTCTTCTTTTCCTGTAATGGGAGAGATGTACTTACCAAAAGGAAATAAGACATACCCTTTTGTAGGC
Coding sequences:
- a CDS encoding bactofilin family protein encodes the protein MSNPSTEEEFLVNSIIGEGAEFTGEFKFPGLIRIDGKFRGVLETTGKVLIGKSGIVDTDIKARVVVAGGEIRGNIYATERVTLLSSCRLEGDIVTPRLIVEEGVVFHGKCTINPTRH